One segment of Alnus glutinosa chromosome 2, dhAlnGlut1.1, whole genome shotgun sequence DNA contains the following:
- the LOC133861393 gene encoding transcription factor bHLH36 produces the protein MDDTVLINYKGSSGRQPKSSDDNDKKMMHREMERKRRKEMATLHASLRSLLPLEFIKGKRSMSDHMNEAVNYISQQQNKIKELGAKRDELKKTNSIALDPAESGTSSTVCPTTFVMVRPCSGGVEIMVNSSFAEEGLPLSSVLQALLEEGLVVDRCLCTKVNERLIYTVQSQVSDMKSTIDLPGLQQKLTKAIPLSKKIPN, from the exons ATGGATGACACTGTACTTATAAACTACAAGGGATCAAGTGGCCGGCAGCCAAAATCATCGGATGATAACGATAAGAAGATGATGCATCGGGAGATGGAGCGGAAAAGAAGGAAGGAGATGGCCACACTACATGCCTCACTCAGGTCTCTTCTCCCTCTTGAGTTCATCAAG GGCAAGCGTTCAATGTCAGACCACATGAACGAGGCTGTGAATTATATAAGCCAGCAACAGAATAAGATCAAGGAATTGGGTGCAAAGAGGGATGAGCTAAAGAAGACCAATTCGATTGCTCTTGACCCAGCTGAGAGTGGAACCTCCAGTACTGTCTGTCCAACAACGTTTGTTATGGTCCGCCCATGTTCGGGGGGTGTTGAGATTATGGTTAATAGTAGCTTCGCAGAGGAAGGATTGCCTCTATCAAGTGTTCTCCAAGCACTACTTGAGGAAGGGCTTGTTGTTGATAGATGTCTTTGTACAAAAGTGAATGAACGGTTAATATACACCGTCCAATCTCAG GTAAGTGACATGAAAAGTACTATAGATCTACCTGGGCTGCAACAAAAGCTTACCAAAGCGATTCCATTGTCAAAGAAGATTCCCAACTAA
- the LOC133861836 gene encoding receptor-like serine/threonine-protein kinase At4g25390: MPGRQIPPSQSPFPSPAPTPSPTTQSLLVASFAIFSILVILYRKIISHKRTNSTATAPSDSCPPPHRFSYSALRRATHSFSQRLGQGGFGPVFSGSLDRTPPVPIAVKAMDSGSLQGEREFHNELFFASKLHSPHLVPVLGFSSDRKRRRMLLVYELMHNGNLQDALLRGKRPPELLEWKRRFAVALDIARGLEYLHGLDPPVIHSDIKPSNILLDQHFSARIGDFGLARLKPENQIALEVEDGGGLAAKEGSGGGGGAGGGRVVEDCGSVVEETESVTITFEDFNGVVGRSSSPESVHPVTAVSPSVSEGNFDRGSVESGNELFGVGGGGRSGKETKNYVMEWIGTEINKERPKSDWVGASSGSGATGKSEKKLKKKNKNRRRLEWWMTMEEDKSSKNSKEKRRPAREWWKEEYCEELTRKKKNKNKMKQMGFISDDNCDEWWPRDEDLYKKRGRSRSQRSWGSMDRWLDGLTSEVWRARRNSHDYSFSGEIGKSGGISSTPSMRGTVCYIAPEYGVGENISEKCDVYSYGVLLLVLISGRRPLQVLNTPISDFQRANLLSWARQLARTGKLLDLVDKSIQCLDREQALLCITVALICLQKRPARRPSMKEVVGMLAGQSEPPQLPIELSPSTPSRFPYKSHNTIRAIL, encoded by the exons ATGCCAGGCCGCCAAATCCCCCCATCCCAATCCCCATTCCCATCGCCTGCGCCCACTCCCTCCCCGACGACCCAATCCCTTTTGGTCGCTTCCTTCGCCATCTTCTCAATCCTGGTCATCCTCTACCGCAAGATTATCAGCCACAAGCGCACCAACTCCACTGCCACCGCCCCCTCCGACTCCTGCCCCCCACCTCACCGCTTCTCCTACTCCGCCCTCCGCCGCGCCACGCACTCGTTCTCGCAGCGCCTCGGCCAGGGCGGTTTCGGCCCTGTTTTCTCCGGCTCCCTCGACCGCACCCCGCCCGTGCCCATTGCCGTCAAGGCCATGGACTCCGGCTCCCTCCAGGGCGAGCGGGAGTTCCACAACGAGCTCTTCTTCGCCTCCAAGCTCCACTCCCCTCACCTCGTCCCCGTGCTCGGCTTCTCCTCCGACCGCAAACGGCGCCGTATGCTTCTCGTCTACGAACTCATGCACAACGGAAATCTCCAGGACGCGCTGCTCCGCGGCAAACGACCCCCCGAGCTCTTGGAATGGAAGAGGCGCTTCGCCGTCGCTCTCGATATCGCCAGAGGGCTCGAGTATCTGCATGGCCTGGACCCGCCGGTGATTCACAGCGATATCAAGCCTAGTAATATTCTCTTGGATCAGCACTTCTCGGCCAGGATTGGGGATTTCGGGCTTGCTAGGCTGAAACCAGAGAACCAGATTGCGTTAGAGGTTGAAGATGGCGGTGGGTTGGCCGCGAAGGAGGGCagtggtggaggtggaggtgctGGTGGAGGTAGAGTCGTAGAGGATTGTGGATCAGTAGTTGAGGAGACCGAGAGCGTGACTATTACTTTTGAGGATTTCAATGGGGTTGTGGGTCGGTCATCGTCACCGGAGAGTGTCCATCCCGTGACGGCGGTATCGCCGAGCGTTTCGGAGGGGAATTTCGACAGGGGCAGCGTTGAGAGTGGGAACGAGCTGTTTGGTGTTGGTGGAGGAGGAAGGAGCGGGAAAGAGACAAAGAACTACGTGATGGAGTGGATTGGGACAGAGATAAACAAGGAGAGGCCGAAAAGCGACTGGGTTGGCGCTTCTTCGGGTAGTGGAGCAACTGGAAAGTCAGAGaagaagttgaagaagaagaacaagaacaggAGGCGATTGGAGTGGTGGATGACAATGGAGGAGGACAAGAGCTCCAAGAATTCTAAGGAGAAGCGGAGGCCGGCGAGAGAGTGGTGGAAGGAAGAGTATTGTGAAGAGCTAActaggaagaagaaaaacaagaacaaaatgaAGCAAATGGGGTTTATTAGCGATGACAATTGCGATGAGTGGTGGCCGAGGGACGAGGATTTGTACAAGAAGAGAGGGAGAAGCCGGAGTCAGAGGAGTTGGGGTAGTATGGATCGGTGGTTGGATGGGCTCACCAGTGAGGTATGGAGAGCTCGCCGCAATAGCCATGATTATTCGTTTAGTGGGGAAATTGGCAAGAGTGGTGGTATTAGTAGTACTCCGAGTATGCGAGGAACCGTTTGTTATATTGCCCCTGAGTATGGTGTTGGTGAAAATATCTCTGAAAAGTGTGATGTATATAGCTATGGGGTCTTATTGCTGGTTCTGATCTCCGGGCGCCGCCCACTTCAGGTGTTGAATACGCCCATTTCGGACTTCCAACGCGCCAATCTCTTGTCTTGGGCACGTCAGCTTGCCCGCACCGGAAAGCTTCTTGATCTGGTTGATAAGTCTATTCAGTGTTTGGATCGCGAACAGGCTCTCCTTTGCATCACCGTTGCGTTGATTTGCTTGCAGAAGAGGCCTGCTCGCCGGCCATCCATGAAAGAGGTTGTTGGGATGCTTGCTGGCCAGTCAGAACCGCCCCAACTGCCGATTGAATTATCCCCCTCAACTCCATCACGCTTCCCTTACAAGTCACATAATACGATTCG AGCAATATTATAA